The following coding sequences lie in one Oncorhynchus nerka isolate Pitt River linkage group LG14, Oner_Uvic_2.0, whole genome shotgun sequence genomic window:
- the LOC135575042 gene encoding octapeptide-repeat protein T2-like: MYTALSTGYRERERERERERERERQRERERERERERERERERERERERERERETERERERERERERERDREREREREREREREREREREKDRERERERQRRERERERERERERERERERQSERERQREREREKERDRERERETERERERERERERETERERDRERERERERERERQRQRQRERERERDRERKKRERERERERERERERERERDREREREKERERERERERERERERERERERKRERERDRERERERERERERERQREREREREKRERERDRERERQREKEREREREIEREREREREREREREREREKERERERERQRETEREREREGCRK, translated from the exons atgTACACTGCCCTGagcactggttacag agagagagagagagagagagagagagagagagagagagaaagacagagagagagagagagagagagagagagagagagagagagagagagagagagagagagagagagagagagagagagagagagagagacagagagagagagagagagagagagagagagagagagagagagagacagagagagagagagagagagagagagagagagagagagagagagagagagagagagagagaaagacagagagagagagagagagagacagagacgagagagagagagagagagagagagagagagagagagagagagagagagagaaagacagagcgagagagaaagacagagagagagagagagagagaaagagagagacagagagagagagagagagacagagagagagagagagagagagagagagagagagagagagacagagagagagagagacagagagagagagagagagagagagagagagagagagagacagagacagagacagagagagagagagagagagagagacagagagagaaagaagagagagagagagagagagagagagagagagagagagagagagagagagagagagagagacagagagagagagagagagaaagagagagagagagagagagagagagaaagagagagagagagagagagagagagagagagagagagaaagagagagagagagagagacagagagagagagagagagagagaaagagagagagagagagagagacagagagagagagagagagagagagaaaagagagagagagagagagacagagagagagagagacagagagagaaagagagagagagagagagagagatagaaagagagagagagagagagagagagagagagagagagagagagagagagagagagaaagagagagagagagagagagagagacagagagagacagagagagagagagagagagagggctgtcgTAAATAA